A stretch of Macrobrachium rosenbergii isolate ZJJX-2024 chromosome 12, ASM4041242v1, whole genome shotgun sequence DNA encodes these proteins:
- the LOC136843741 gene encoding uncharacterized protein, with protein sequence MKETMQVHTSMLQNLIKKVSGVVTEAATLPEGLKFPLETVDQLEEMETHLIDPGVRTGLVNVLSEIGGRNIDECVKRVMKFIISDTLATKMNMSGMNNKKAFGPTNLFEAVYRGVKRHSQTSDCTRRSVEHAVAKWLIGGRNRSGNRIRRATGATLSAN encoded by the exons ATGAAGGAGACTATGCAGGTACATACTAGCATGCTGCAGAACCTCATAAAAAAAGTGAGTGGGGTTGTTACAGAAGCTGCAACACTGCCAGAAGGCTTAAAGTTTCCTCTTGAAACAGTGGACCAGCTCGAGGAGATGGAGACACATCTGATAGATCCAGGTGTGAGGACTGGcctg GTGAATGTTCTCAGTGAGATTGGAGGGAGGAACATTGATGAATGTGTGAAGCGAGTAATGAAGTTCATAATAAGTGACACATTGGCCACAAAAATGAATATGTCTGGAATGAACAACAAGAAGGCATTTGGTCCCACAAACTTATTCGAGGCTGTTTACA GAGGAGTGAAAAGGCACTCACAAACGTCAGATTGTACGAGAAGAAGTGTGGAGCATGCAGTGGCAAAATGGTTGATAGGGGGAAGAAATCGCAGTGGCAATCGCATCCGTAGGGCTACTGGTGCAACATTGTCTGCTAATTAG
- the LOC136844114 gene encoding uncharacterized protein, with translation MESLRREKERWNRQGHLKDGKPKKRKASLPLKKKEREDCKLKDRDLKKRKQEKRISDAVESKAFDEKAQEESARQVQSRRQSASTLQKKREDKKLKDRAYEEKAKEDLRQEADRQRA, from the exons ATGGAGAgcttaagaagagaaaaagagagatggaaCAGACAAGGGCATCTGAAAGATGGAAAGCCTAAGAAGAGAAAAGCAAGCCTCCCCCTCAAGAAG aaagaaagagaagactgCAAGCTGAAAGACAGAGATcttaagaagagaaagcaagagaagagaATTTCTGATGCTGTTGAAAGCAAAGCATTTGATGAGAAAGCCCAAGAAGAGTCAGCAAGacaagttcagtcccgcagacaGTCCGCTAGCACCttacagaagaaaagagaagataagAAGCTGAAAGATAGAGCTTATgaagagaaagcaaaagaagATTTAAGACAAGAAGCTGATAGGCAGAGAGCTTAA